In Carya illinoinensis cultivar Pawnee chromosome 7, C.illinoinensisPawnee_v1, whole genome shotgun sequence, the following are encoded in one genomic region:
- the LOC122317171 gene encoding tRNA N(3)-methylcytidine methyltransferase METTL6 isoform X1 — protein MEAAEYFSKDFEWEELRAEVENDPSLRCHLLPFESSNPSSIKAADEDSAAWKRFHVRHSSGKFFKERRYLLKEFPELVSCGEHYKVLEVGCGNGSTALPILRGNEHIIVYACDCSTETLERAEEIIAAANVASVRHRFHTFCCDFSTTGFPEWLGCHTCQEIFLQKQQICLSGFDFHPSHCCVLLLSPYAIYTSDFFFASPDVKENNRNDAYSLKERHCCIGGVDFVTLVFTLSAVPFQRMPTSIKECFSVLKPGGILLFRDYGLYDMTMLRFKSDQRVGFREYMRSDGTRSYFFCLDTVRHLFLGAGFIELELEYCCVKSVNRRNGNSMLRVWVHGKFQRPM, from the exons ATGGAAGCAGCAGAGTACTTCTCCAAGGACTTCGAGTGGGAGGAGCTGAGAGCAGAGGTCGAAAACGATCCGTCGTTACGCTGCCACTTGCTCCCATTCGAATCTTCGAATCCCTCTTCAATAAAAGCTGCAGATGAAGATTCAGCGGCATGGAAAAGGTTTCACGTCCGTCACTCCTCCGGCAAATTCTTCAAG GAGAGACGGTATTTGCTAAAGGAGTTCCCAGAACTAGTCTCATGTGGAGAACATTATAAGGTTTTGGAGGTGGGATGTGGCAATGGTAGTACTGCTCTCCCAATTTTACG TGGCAATGAACACATCATTGTGTATGCATGCGATTGCAGCACTGAGACTCTTGAGAGGGCTGAAGAGATTATAGCTGCCGCTAATGTAGCATCTGTTAGACATCGTTTCCATACATTCTGCTGTGATTTTTCTACAACTGGGTTTCCAGAGTGGTTGGGCTGCCATACTTGCcaagaaatttttcttcaaaagcaGCAAATTTGCTTGTCAGGTTTTGATTTTCATCCTTCTCATTGCTGTGTACTTTTGTTGTCCCCATATGCAATATATACTTCAGATTTCTTTTTTGCTTCTCCAGATGTTAAAGAGAATAATAGAAATGATGCGTATTCATTGAAAGAAAGACACTGTTGCATTGGTGGGGTGGATTTTGTTACCTTG GTATTCACTCTATCAGCTGTACCATTCCAGAGGATGCCAACATCCATCAAGGAGTGCTTTTCTGTTTTAAAGCCAGGAGGCATACTTTTATTTAGAGATTATG GCCTCTACGATATGACTATGCTTCGATTTAAGTCAGACCAAAGAGTGGGGTTCAGGGAGTACATGCGTTCTGATGGAACCCGTTCTTATTTCTTCTGTCTAGATACTGTTAGACATCTCTTTTTGGGCGCAGGCTTCATTGAG CTAGAACTTGAATATTGTTGTGTTAAATCTGTGAATCGCCGAAACGGGAACAGCATGCTTAGAGTGTGGGTTCATGGGAAGTTTCAGAGGCCTATGTGA
- the LOC122317171 gene encoding tRNA N(3)-methylcytidine methyltransferase METTL6 isoform X2 — protein sequence MEAAEYFSKDFEWEELRAEVENDPSLRCHLLPFESSNPSSIKAADEDSAAWKRFHVRHSSGKFFKERRYLLKEFPELVSCGEHYKVLEVGCGNGSTALPILRGNEHIIVYACDCSTETLERAEEIIAAANVASVRHRFHTFCCDFSTTGFPEWLGCHTCQEIFLQKQQICLSDVKENNRNDAYSLKERHCCIGGVDFVTLVFTLSAVPFQRMPTSIKECFSVLKPGGILLFRDYGLYDMTMLRFKSDQRVGFREYMRSDGTRSYFFCLDTVRHLFLGAGFIELELEYCCVKSVNRRNGNSMLRVWVHGKFQRPM from the exons ATGGAAGCAGCAGAGTACTTCTCCAAGGACTTCGAGTGGGAGGAGCTGAGAGCAGAGGTCGAAAACGATCCGTCGTTACGCTGCCACTTGCTCCCATTCGAATCTTCGAATCCCTCTTCAATAAAAGCTGCAGATGAAGATTCAGCGGCATGGAAAAGGTTTCACGTCCGTCACTCCTCCGGCAAATTCTTCAAG GAGAGACGGTATTTGCTAAAGGAGTTCCCAGAACTAGTCTCATGTGGAGAACATTATAAGGTTTTGGAGGTGGGATGTGGCAATGGTAGTACTGCTCTCCCAATTTTACG TGGCAATGAACACATCATTGTGTATGCATGCGATTGCAGCACTGAGACTCTTGAGAGGGCTGAAGAGATTATAGCTGCCGCTAATGTAGCATCTGTTAGACATCGTTTCCATACATTCTGCTGTGATTTTTCTACAACTGGGTTTCCAGAGTGGTTGGGCTGCCATACTTGCcaagaaatttttcttcaaaagcaGCAAATTTGCTTGTCAG ATGTTAAAGAGAATAATAGAAATGATGCGTATTCATTGAAAGAAAGACACTGTTGCATTGGTGGGGTGGATTTTGTTACCTTG GTATTCACTCTATCAGCTGTACCATTCCAGAGGATGCCAACATCCATCAAGGAGTGCTTTTCTGTTTTAAAGCCAGGAGGCATACTTTTATTTAGAGATTATG GCCTCTACGATATGACTATGCTTCGATTTAAGTCAGACCAAAGAGTGGGGTTCAGGGAGTACATGCGTTCTGATGGAACCCGTTCTTATTTCTTCTGTCTAGATACTGTTAGACATCTCTTTTTGGGCGCAGGCTTCATTGAG CTAGAACTTGAATATTGTTGTGTTAAATCTGTGAATCGCCGAAACGGGAACAGCATGCTTAGAGTGTGGGTTCATGGGAAGTTTCAGAGGCCTATGTGA